From Ananas comosus cultivar F153 linkage group 2, ASM154086v1, whole genome shotgun sequence:
CGCCGTCGCCCCGAACGGCCCCTGGCGCCGCTGCTGCACCCTGCAACTTGCTGGGCCGAGCCCTGGCCGAGGCAAGCCTACAGCCTTTcccaagcgccgccgccgctcggggcTGCACCCAAGGCACCCCTTCGGCCTCCAGCaaccctccgccgccgtcccgaagctccccggctgccgccgtggccgccattgcccATGGAACCCGAGCCCTAGCTGGTGCTggctcggtttgctccgccgtcgtcgccgccgctctCCGCcgccaacggaggtgagcaGTGTGCTCCTTCCTTCCCCCGCACCCACTTCTGGCTCATGCGCACCCCGCcatgccgccggaagccggccggagcaagttcgctccggccaagcccgaaatagggcttagttgagTGGGTTTGTTGTTCTGAGCTTCCCGAGGCTTCCCGATCAATATGGAAGGGAACACGATGATCATGGAAAAtcgctgatcatcgtgctcaccttggtttctgtcgggaaggccccgttctgCTATTTCGGCGGTGTAGATCCtatagagcctttttggctgctgtttcagGTTTGCGCGTATTTTTCCGGCGATCTGAGGCTatcccgatgcctccggaggtgagcatggtgatcgttggtcagtgccgatcacagtgctcacctcactttggatcaacagatTTCGGTGAGctctgttcggcgcgattttcCCTGACCATGTGCTGTTCGCAGAACTTCGGGTTGCTGCCATGCCATCCACAGTAGCCGTTGTGCttcggatcatgagcacggcctctggcacgtcgagacctgtgagtaagtgtctcaacggaccttggaagtcctcggtttgcgtgaacgagccacaTTATTGCTCGATTTAGacaaaatattaggattttatgtaaatataagggcttttatgcaattgtgcaccttgtggctactgtgggcagtatgtatgtgtgtgtggtgacctctggactgattgtccatgatccgatagcTTTCGCGAAAATTGAAGAGttgatttcggtgcgtttttcggcgaaattcgacGAAAGAATGCGATTtcagttcggatttcttccgacgtggtttgttTATCCTGTGAtttgtcactgagccttgttggctgatcaccatcatcattttgtgggttcggtgatgatgggtgagcgacggtgggttccggtgctgaaattgacactttcgggaatcCGTATTCGNCCCCCCAGCCACCCTCACCTCCCTCCCCTGCCCTAGCCATGCGCCCAGGCCGCCGCCTACTGAACCCCGGCCGGCCAGCCACCGCCGCAGCCAcctttcttcctttctctccatctctctctccatctctctcttttcttctcgaGTTAGAGCCTAGGCCGAGGCTGCATTGCCTCTAGTCTCTTCCCCGGCGTCTTcccggagccccggcgaccCTCCTCGCCGGACGCCGTCGCCCCGAACGGCCCCTGGCGCCGCTACTGCACCTTGCAACTTGCTGGGCCGAGCCCTGGCCGAGGCAAGCCTACAACCTTTCCCGAGCCCCGCCGCCACCTTGGACCACCCCCTACCGACTTCTCGGACCCCCGGCGTCCCTCCCCGCCGGTCGCTGCAGCCCCTACGGGCCGCCGCTGCCACCTCGGCCAGCCGCTGCCACCCCAGACCCGCTCAGGCCGAGGCAAGCTCGCGACTCCTTCCCTGCGCCACCGCCGCTCGGGGCCACACCCGAGGCACTCCTCCGGCCTCCAGCAACCtcgccgtcccggagctccccAGCTGCCACCGTGGCGGCCATTGCCCATGGAACCCGAGCCCTAGCTggtgcgggctcggtttgctccgccgtcgccgccgccgccgccgctcttcgccgccaaccgaggtgagcagTGTGCTCCTTCCTTCCCCCGCACCCACTTCTGGCCCATGCGCACCCCGCCATGCCGCCGGAAGTCGGCCGAAGCAAgtttgctccggccaagcccgaaatagggcttagttgagTGGGTTTGTTGTTCTGAGCTTCCCGAGGCCTTCCGATCAATatggaagggagcacgatgatcatgGCAAATCGCTAATCATCGTGCTTACCTTGGTTTCtatcgggaaggccccgttctgTTGTTTCAgcggtgtcgaccctgtagagcctttttggctgctgtttcagGTTTACGCATATTTTTCTGGCGATTCGAGGCTGTCCCGATACCTTcggaggtgagcatggtgatcgttggtcagtgccgatcacagtgctcacctcactttggatcaacggatTCCGGTTAATTCTGTTCGACGCgattttccccgactgcgcgctgttcatatattatttaattactctctccctcttagagatgtcaacgggtcggattagGGGTGGATTTTAAAAGACCCGAACACGACTTCGAACCCGaacaaaaatccgaaacccgaacccgaacccgaactcgaaaatttgaacccgaaacaattatttctttttccaatattttaaaatgtatattatattaaatctaaatttttaaaatacaaattaaaatataacattatatatatatatatatatatatatatatatatatatatatatatatatatataaaatacaaaataaattcgggtttgggtcaatcaatattcatatccgaattcatatccgtggggtttctattttttatatccatattcgaattcatatccatatccatcggatatatccgtttcattcgggttcaggttcggataaaattttgggtatccatacccattgacatccctactccctcTTCCTCTATCCTGCACTTAATTCCTATCTTTAAGCCAATTTATATCTTGGGTTAGTTGACTATGAATAAGTATAAAGcaaaccaaattttaatttttttcatcttaTTTCATTTTCGTGTGAACATGGTGGAATCAAGTTTTTATACTAATAACCTTATAATGATAAGAGTTAATTTCATCAGTACTGTAGTACCCCGGGATTTCTGCAGCTGTGGGATTATTGCCtcggaggcttgtcgacagatctggagagtgtcggaacaAGTTTGAGTCGCGTTGGcacgaaatagacgcaaaacggactcgttGCGACGCAAGAGCAggcttttagcattccaatctgCCAATGATAGATTTTCAGCAATGCGTACCAGTACCACATTGAGGGAGTATCGggcattttttaaaataaattgaaaatttttaatgtgTCCATTAATAAattgaagaattattgaaaaatataaaaatattatatatatatctacttatctatttataaatagtaagtttaaatgattaataaaattatacaattattttatgtatagTAAAGATAATTTCATCATTCTAaagaggtgacaaaattcacaaatacaatTATCAGCTttatattaccaaacagaaaaaatataacTGCAGCAATTGTaactgtataaaaccaaacagactaggtgtagttacaactacaGTATTTATAACTGCatgtatttttaaatatactatttCTGCAAATACATTctaccaaacggccccttattATCCATACCATCATTTGTAACTTATTGATTTTAACTTGTCAGGCCAAACGGtccctaaaattttttatttttattagctaaattatagaaCATCTTTCTATAAATGCCTGCCTTCTTATTTTTCCTTGACTTTCAAAAACTAACATTTTgcctcttaaaattttagaaatattttcggAGGGTACAGTATTAATGGAGaaggcaaaatgaccaaattgttcttacttcttttataaaaaaaaatagtttttaatatatttttattattttgaaggatatttttgatataaattataagaaattaataGAACTCTATCGGAGAGTAGTTAAAATGCAACAACTTAAAATGTTGAGGGGGcaaatgtagatttttaaaagttaggaaagaaaagttaaaaaaaaaaaggtatttataagaaaattttttgtaatttgacTTCTTTATTTCATAAAGGTGCATAGGCCTGTAagttgtaaaatataatattgatTAGTCTTTATATAAAAGTCTATTAtttgtaaggaaaaaaaaaaaaaaaaactttggggAAAATTTTCAGAATCTCTATTAGTCATATAATTATGAATCAACCATAGTTATTCCAAACAGAGTATATGATATAATTGAGTATAATAATTgtgataatttaattttaagttaagATTAACCCTCAATCATGTCCTAGAATaaagttataattaattattaagttaATCACTCCACATAATTACGAACAAATGCATTCTCCTCTTTTGATAGAAAAGCTTTTGAAGAAATCAGATTCGATACATATTCcaattaccctttttttttatttcttttgggtaaatataaataaagtaggATTAGCCCgataattttatctatatctacattaatccatattcaaattcaattcaattagtagtaaatgaatcatatattatatattgtaataaTATAGACACTAGACGACACAAtggtttattaaaaataatcaatatattttttaaatcaattCATGAGACAAAGGCTTTGATTTTCGTTTcaacaattaaaattaattgagagactaattaaaattaattggcCAATAAGTTGGTCATCATTATTTCAATATAATGGACCCCTCTGATTtgctaaatattatttaattgagAGTTTAATTAATTCCCTCATCTGGCCGTATATCTTATATGTAATGAATGTGTCAAAGGTAGAGACTAATTAGAACTCACAGTCCAATTAGATTCTTAATTAAACTCTATTTATGTTTTAATAAAACTAAATCTCATCTTATATCCTAATTAAAGTAGAAtttgactttaattttaaatcaatttgactttaatttaaataactataaatttaaaccGAAATCTAACAATAGATTTTCTCACTAATCTGTTATAAACAACATTTGTGAAACTACCTCTTCTATTACTCTATTTCTTATTATATCAAGTCCTATTTATCTAGGATTAACTCAACCTAGTTAAGAACTGAAATTTGCTTTTATCCTTTTAGAATTATACCGAAGCttaatttttcttcaaaaattttttttaatctttccaataagggtaaaatatagaaaactctATGTAAATACTTGTTTTTTTACTTCCTCCGCTGactttgaaaaatatatatattttatcttctcaTAATTTCAAGTTAATGGATTTAAACGCCTTTCGATCGTCAGAATTCCGTCACTAGCTACTATTccgtccatttcttataatttatactgaagaTACCCTAAAATTGTTAgaaatgcataaaaaaatttatttttttcttaacaagtaaagaaaatttagtcatcttagaaaataaaaaaatatgggtATTCATAAgggaaggatttttttttttttttttgtcaataaataaagttttacGGGTACAAAGCATTCTCCAAATACATAATACTGTGGAGTAGCTGAAGGCACCAACTAATCTGATGCGTTCACTTTTACATACGTAtacattgaaaataaaataaaataaaatatacatacaAGAGAATATCTGCATATATCGATCatcattttcaatttttctcaAGCACGGATTATTTAGAAGATCTGAGGCGGAAAATATGAAAGCATCAAGCTCGGTCGGTGCTCTGCAAAAAGCGCACAAACTCACCTACATGATATGGAATCATTGAATCCTTTCTTTGACTAACTTGCCGTTTCCGTCTCGATCgaaccaaataataaaattcgGGATGTGGCAAACCCTCGTGCGCCAATCGTTGTTGTGgtcgccttctcctcctcctagAAGCAGCTCAACAAGTTCCTCTGCTGGATAGATAATGTATAAATACTGAAGGGTGGTAAGGTACTCGATACCGTGGGGCAGCTCCTTTAGCTCGGGGCAACGTACTAGCCGAAGCGTATTCAGGCTTGCCATTGCTCCTCTTTCTATTTCCACCTGGCTGGGCTTCGGGGCatcatatattaaaaattcCTTTAGCTTCGGGAATGATGTTGCTTGGAAGTGCAACTTGATTCCGTTATATGCCCCCCAAAGTTCAAGAAACATCAATGCGGGCAGCGCTTGCAGGTAAGGAAATGTATCTTCATCCAATTTTGCATATGTAAGTGTTAATCTGGTTAGGTTTATAAGAGACCCAAAGGACGTGGCAAGCTCAAGGAGTGAGGTTTTGTCTAATTCACCACGCAGATATAATCTTTGAATTCGTAGAGGTAGGCGCAGGATGCCCAACTGCTGTAATTCTTGCCCACGTACACTGCTGACATCTAAATAGTTAAGATGGTTCATCTTTGTGATACTATTCCACAAGTCTGCACAGTGATTGGTTCTAACGCCCTTTATTGAAAATGTCCGCAACTCTGTCAAAGCTTCTACATTCCGCACAATCTCCGTAGTTGCTTCAATATATTCTAAAGTCTGCAAGCCCTTCAAGCGCCATATTCCTGCGATTGCGTTGATGTTCTTACCCAAATTGCCGGGCAAAATTAGATGTCTCAACTTTTGAAGCTCTGTTATTTCCTTTGGCAGCTTTTCTATTGCACTTACACCTGTATCTAATATTTGCAGATTTCGTAGCTTCCCAATTGATCTTGGAAGCTCCTTAATTTTTGTTTCTCGCAAGCCTAGATAATGCAAGTTGAATAGGTTACATATCTCACTCGGTAGTTTCTCGATTAGTGCTCCTTGTAGTTCCAAGACACGTAAAAATGTTGATGATCTTAAGACCGACTTCAGTAAATCATAGCTCATGGAATTGTTGAAAACAAGTACTGAACGCAAATGAGATTTGTCTTCAGTACTATAATTAGATATATTGCTTAGGATTGACAAGCGGCGTGCTTTGGATCCCCGCAATATTGTCCGTGAATGCTCGTAAACTATGCAGAAACTTAACTCCTTTGACTCCGAAAGAGCGAGGACTCGAATGATGTCATGCATTCGACATTTTTGAACTCTACCAACTTCATCCCTACGTACCACTTGTAGTAGACAGCGATGAACAAGTTCGTTAAGGTAGTCCTCGGCCACTTCCTCCATCGTTATTCCTCTATTTTCTTCAATGAACCCTTCGGCCACCCAAAGCCTTATGAGCCTGCCACTTTCAATTTGATAATCTTCCGGAAAACTAGAACAATATAAGAAGCAATTTCGAAGGTAATGGGGAAGATTGTCCAAACTAAGTTTCAAAATGTTATGTACTTTTTTATGGTGTTCCAATACATTATTGGTTAGATACCACTCAAGATCTTTGTAAACCTTCTCCCATTCAGAACCGGTTTGTACTCGAAATGATAAGAGACGGGCTATAGATACGATAGCAAGGGGCAAGCCACCGCACCTCTCGACAATTTTTTTAGCACATTGTTCTAAAGGCGGTGAGCAAATCTTGTTTGCACTTTTCCAAAATGCGTTTTTACAAAAGAGATCCCACGAATGATCTGCCTCTAGTGGCTTTAGCTCAAACATGCGGTTTTCGTTTGCTAATAGAGCTACATTGCGAATCCTTGTTGTGAGAACTATTCTACTTTTGCAATTACTATTCAAAAGTGCATACTTTATCTTGCCCAGTACATCAGTACTCCAAACATCATCCAGAATGAGTACATACTTTTTACACTGCAAGTAAGTGCGGATAGTCTCAACCAAGCTTCTATAATCCATGGTATCAATGTTGTTAGGTGCTTCTCTTTTCTCACGATCTTCCCTACAGAACTCTTTTAAGATTTTTCTAAGCAAATCATCAGTCTCATAACTTTGAGATACAGCAACCCAGGCACAAGCATCAAAGGAAGCTTTGATGATATTGTACACATGAGTCACGAGAGTTGTCTTCCCTAGACCACCCATCCCCAACACTGAGATTATCATGGGCTGTCGTTGTTGCTCATCCTCATCTTTTAACCATCTGAGCAACAAGTCCCTGTACTCGTCAATACCCACGATATCATCCTCCTCGACAAAATGGGGTAATTCTGCGGGGCTCTTGCTACCGCTGGCAACTATTAGAGGTCTTGCTTCATTTTCCATCCTACTCATATCATATCgctctcttctttcctttttattgttttggagcttaattttgattttgttaagCCTCTTGCTAAGGCGACACCAAGTTGTTATATTTCTGCACCTCTTGACTATTTTAGGCAAGACCCCTCCTTGCTCTTCACCGAGCTTGCATGTGAACTCATCTATAATATCCTCAATGTTGAAAGCCAAGTCTCTTGTTTGTTTTATGAAGGTTTTTGTGATCTCATCCTTCTCTTTTAATCTTTCTGCGATCTGTAGGAAGGATAGCATGCTCTCATGCTCATGCTTAATGTCGCTTATATCCTCCGGTAGTTCTTTCATTGCTGATATCCGTGTTCGTAATAGTGATGTTGCTGATTTAGTTGCTTCACTAGCTAAGCTTACCACAGCCTCCGCCATAGGCACTTCCTCTGAATTGAGCCTAATATAAACAATCTTTTCAAATTACCATGTCTCTTCAAATGCACCACTagcaaaaatgattattttttaacgCTCTTATGATTCAAGgcaattttcataaaaaatatgtaCTTTTCTCAACCGGAATAACTCTATAGTGCACTAAACAAACATTTGTTAGAATcctcagttaaaaaaaaagaaacaccaTTAACAGTATTGTAGTACTTCTGGAAGAACAAAAAGCAATAACTTGTTTGAGAttcaatttaacaaaattttgagaCGAAAGATTCATCATAACTAGTCATACTGAATTTGACCTCAATGTATATTTGTAGAGCAAGTTGTGAAAAAGTCCTTTAGAGGAGTATGAAATCAATAAAGAGTTGCAAAGTAAATCAATCTGCTGCTAACCAATGAGTAGATGGTATCGTATTAAGCAtgattgtaaattattttacaattaataattataaatcgAGTTTCTTTTGAAGCCCTCTTGTTGTTCATAATTAAGTTAATATATATCAGGACGATAAGTCATTTGAGCAAGAAACTATTAGTGCTTTTTCAAATAGTTTTGTTTTGATAGAAATATAAGAACTTAAATTTTAGACTCCTGAAACTCCCgtattttaatatgttaaattttattgccTCAAAATTCATACTGCCTATTATCAAACCTGAATCTAAAAGTTCTATTTCAACTTCTGTGATTTGTTTTGCAATTTGTAGAAGTTCTACATTACAAGTTTTGACgtataactatttttttttttttctgaaataattGTTATCTTTGTTAGTTCAGCAGGAGTATTTCTTAAGTGAAATGACTTtgatacttttttctttttttttttttttttttttttttttctgatgatGAGGCATTAAACTAAATGTTGCatatcattaaatatgatctagattaTTTGAATGGTTTACGAcctgaaatttattttttgtcgttatcatttacctagtgatcaaatggtttcaaaattgataatttaacAAGTAAAACAAGACACTTTCTTCTTGTTTAACTGCAAAGAAATAAAACCCTCTCAACTATTCAGATCAAGCTCTATAACCAAGATTgtgaatttaagatttttttttaattatatttttagaaggTTGCTAGATTTGAcctttcatattatatatatatatgccaactTGGCTGacctgaaaataaattttaaaactcatAAAACTCTTTTTCTAGAAAGTTTATCTACATATGTATCTTTTAATTTAGCATCTTGCATGGTATTGATCATCGATTTAGATGctcaatcattaaaaatgaagtgaaagtatatataattaaggcCAAATTATtctatcttaattattatctttCGTTATTTTGTTACCAAAGATCAAGTAAATCCAAACAATATATATGTTAACCAACAAAGACGCTTTGTGCTTTAAAGAACTAAGCCAGCTGATAGCAAAGAGAATAaacattaattaaaaagaaCAAGTAGAAGAAGATGCACAACTAACCACAGATCCAAAAGGGAGATATATATTGAAGAGGGAGCTGCTCCAAAATAATTAATCTGAAATTTAACTAGGAAAAATACTGCAACCAAAGAAGCTCTTGAAGCAGAAGATTTAGGGCTTGAGGAGTGAGGGATGATATGGACGTACAGTGCAGCAACCAAGAAGCATCTTTCCTCTTAACATCTCCCATCAGCACTTGAGTGCAGTGCAGTGGGCCATGATGAATTAATTGTAGGGAATCTTTTGATTATTTACCTTTTTCTACTTatcaaagtttttaaatttattttgaaattgtcAAAATACTTTTTCGAAATTAAATCTTATTAGTAAACCGGAGCAAAAATGaagatatttgaaaaaattatttaaatcagtAAGTATATTTTGATCCTccagaaaaaaatatataagatattttgaagttttgaataACATAATggatattattttgaaattttatacatAGGATGAAAACTTCAACTAGCCGTCTTGTGGCCCAACGTGTTACATGCTTCGTCGTACTGTATTCGAAAAATCTAAAGTATTTATGCTTCGGCATTCTGTGTTCAAAAGGtctgagaaatttttttattttgtcattttgcATTGGAAAAGTTTTATTATGTTGTTAATTGTTATATAATTTTACCTTTTGTTcgagggtaaattacactttcagtcctcaaattttaatttattataatttttggcttaaattatagaattatttgcatacacgtccctgtaaatatagtgaattacgaaaatatccctgcaaaacgaaaactccataagttgtccctgcaaaagtcctaagttatgcagatatgtccctccggttaacatccgttagtgatctgtttattttttaacagtggattcgtaaaatgaccattttaccctcacaaatatatccctccaaaagttttcctcttccctttctctttctcttcctcttcgaaCCGCTGAA
This genomic window contains:
- the LOC109704543 gene encoding disease resistance protein RPM1-like is translated as MAEAVVSLASEATKSATSLLRTRISAMKELPEDISDIKHEHESMLSFLQIAERLKEKDEITKTFIKQTRDLAFNIEDIIDEFTCKLGEEQGGVLPKIVKRCRNITTWCRLSKRLNKIKIKLQNNKKERRERYDMSRMENEARPLIVASGSKSPAELPHFVEEDDIVGIDEYRDLLLRWLKDEDEQQRQPMIISVLGMGGLGKTTLVTHVYNIIKASFDACAWVAVSQSYETDDLLRKILKEFCREDREKREAPNNIDTMDYRSLVETIRTYLQCKKYVLILDDVWSTDVLGKIKYALLNSNCKSRIVLTTRIRNVALLANENRMFELKPLEADHSWDLFCKNAFWKSANKICSPPLEQCAKKIVERCGGLPLAIVSIARLLSFRVQTGSEWEKVYKDLEWYLTNNVLEHHKKVHNILKLSLDNLPHYLRNCFLYCSSFPEDYQIESGRLIRLWVAEGFIEENRGITMEEVAEDYLNELVHRCLLQVVRRDEVGRVQKCRMHDIIRVLALSESKELSFCIVYEHSRTILRGSKARRLSILSNISNYSTEDKSHLRSVLVFNNSMSYDLLKSVLRSSTFLRVLELQGALIEKLPSEICNLFNLHYLGLRETKIKELPRSIGKLRNLQILDTGVSAIEKLPKEITELQKLRHLILPGNLGKNINAIAGIWRLKGLQTLEYIEATTEIVRNVEALTELRTFSIKGVRTNHCADLWNSITKMNHLNYLDVSSVRGQELQQLGILRLPLRIQRLYLRGELDKTSLLELATSFGSLINLTRLTLTYAKLDEDTFPYLQALPALMFLELWGAYNGIKLHFQATSFPKLKEFLIYDAPKPSQVEIERGAMASLNTLRLVRCPELKELPHGIEYLTTLQYLYIIYPAEELVELLLGGGEGDHNNDWRTRVCHIPNFIIWFDRDGNGKLVKERIQ